One Mycolicibacterium crocinum DNA window includes the following coding sequences:
- a CDS encoding DUF3297 family protein, with product MSEDETPDVPPNQLSIDPRSPFYNEEVLLRDVGIRFNGTEKTNVHEYNVAEGWVRVEVPTAKDRRGNPMVVKLSGTVEPYFRSAD from the coding sequence ATGTCCGAGGACGAGACCCCAGACGTTCCACCGAATCAGCTATCCATCGATCCGCGGAGCCCGTTCTACAACGAAGAGGTGCTCCTGCGCGACGTGGGTATTCGCTTCAACGGCACCGAGAAGACCAATGTCCACGAATACAACGTGGCCGAGGGTTGGGTGCGGGTCGAAGTCCCGACCGCGAAGGATCGCCGCGGAAATCCGATGGTCGTCAAGCTCAGCGGCACGGTCGAACCGTATTTCCGCTCAGCGGACTAG